Proteins from a single region of Amycolatopsis sp. CA-230715:
- a CDS encoding serine hydrolase domain-containing protein: MNPVAELVAARGAKAQLVVVRDGEVLVDNAFGCSPDVPFLLFSAGKPFVAVLVHLLAKRGLLGLDDPVARHWPEFGRHGKETVTIRQVLQHRSGVPVARGIRRDALVAANWPRSVRALERARPRWPPGEVPAYHILSYGFVLGELVQRVTGKDLRDVLRTELLDPLGLSRTHLGTPASLWRDRVPVRARGMDGKIRQAVFNRRALRQAVIPAATMSSTARDLARFYRMLVNGGELDGVRVLSPDTVAEARRPSSDGETDRLLRLPIRWSQAFQLGGPGPDPARPRPMGRTSGRNTFGHNGSNCCLGWADPDRGLVFAYLTNLLESGLEGAPHQCEVSDAVLAAYG; the protein is encoded by the coding sequence GTGAACCCGGTGGCCGAACTGGTCGCCGCACGCGGCGCGAAGGCCCAGCTCGTGGTGGTCCGCGACGGGGAAGTGCTCGTGGACAACGCTTTCGGCTGTTCGCCCGATGTCCCGTTCCTGCTGTTCTCCGCGGGCAAACCGTTCGTCGCGGTGCTCGTGCACCTCTTGGCCAAACGCGGCCTGCTCGGGCTCGACGATCCGGTGGCCCGGCACTGGCCCGAATTCGGGCGGCACGGCAAGGAAACCGTCACGATCCGGCAGGTGCTCCAGCACCGTTCCGGGGTGCCCGTCGCGCGCGGAATCCGCCGTGACGCGCTCGTGGCGGCGAACTGGCCGCGGTCCGTCCGCGCGCTCGAACGGGCGCGACCGCGGTGGCCGCCGGGCGAGGTGCCCGCGTACCACATCCTCAGCTACGGGTTCGTCCTCGGCGAACTGGTCCAGCGGGTGACCGGGAAGGACCTGCGGGACGTGCTGCGGACCGAACTCCTCGACCCGCTCGGCCTTTCCCGGACGCACCTCGGCACGCCTGCCTCGCTGTGGCGCGACCGTGTCCCGGTGCGCGCTCGGGGAATGGACGGCAAGATCCGGCAGGCGGTGTTCAACCGCCGCGCCCTGCGCCAAGCCGTCATCCCGGCCGCGACGATGTCGAGCACCGCACGGGACCTGGCGCGGTTCTACCGGATGTTGGTGAACGGCGGGGAACTCGACGGCGTCCGCGTCCTCTCCCCGGACACGGTCGCCGAAGCGCGGCGACCGTCCAGCGACGGCGAAACCGACCGGCTGCTCCGGCTGCCGATCCGGTGGTCGCAGGCGTTCCAGCTCGGCGGGCCGGGACCGGACCCCGCGCGCCCGCGGCCGATGGGCCGGACCAGCGGACGGAACACCTTCGGCCACAACGGTTCCAACTGCTGCCTCGGCTGGGCCGATCCTGATCGCGGGCTCGTGTTCGCTTACTTGACGAACCTGCTGGAAAGCGGCCTCGAAGGCGCACCGCACCAATGCGAAGTGAGCGACGCCGTCCTCGCCGCGTACGGCTGA
- a CDS encoding TetR/AcrR family transcriptional regulator gives MPRLTRAENSERIREQLVATARTLFLRDGFAATSLDAIANAAGYSKGAVYSNFRNKDDLCLAVLDRIHAEQTGRIVEAMSGARTVEERLTAFERWAEANIGDEAWTSLEVEFAFSAGRDPRIRAELSERDRVVRGLLAGLVDANAGEFGISLPMPAEDVATALLSLGIGLGVQRALDPSVPVSVLTSTIRVMLGARS, from the coding sequence ATGCCCCGCCTCACCCGAGCCGAGAACTCCGAGCGCATCCGCGAGCAGCTCGTCGCAACGGCCAGGACGCTGTTCCTCCGCGACGGGTTCGCCGCGACCTCGCTCGACGCGATCGCGAACGCGGCCGGGTATTCGAAGGGCGCGGTCTACTCGAACTTCCGCAACAAGGACGACCTGTGCCTCGCGGTGCTCGACCGGATCCACGCCGAGCAGACCGGGCGGATCGTCGAGGCGATGAGCGGCGCGCGGACCGTCGAAGAGCGCTTGACCGCGTTCGAACGGTGGGCCGAGGCGAACATCGGCGACGAGGCGTGGACCTCGCTCGAAGTGGAGTTCGCGTTCAGCGCCGGCCGCGATCCGCGGATCCGCGCGGAACTGTCCGAACGCGACAGAGTGGTGCGCGGGCTGCTCGCCGGACTGGTCGACGCGAACGCGGGCGAGTTCGGGATTTCCCTGCCGATGCCCGCCGAAGACGTCGCGACCGCGCTGCTCAGTCTCGGTATCGGGCTCGGCGTGCAACGCGCGCTGGACCCGTCGGTGCCGGTGTCGGTGCTGACGAGCACGATCCGGGTCATGCTCGGCGCGCGCTCGTGA
- a CDS encoding patatin-like phospholipase family protein: MRRGLAIGCGGTLGAAWTVGALVAVEEALGWDPREAAAMIGTSAGAEFVTMLGGGVGVGELLDAQIGKPEARPELRAHLAAAPGRFPPVPRFRLGSPKLVRGNASPMTRASGLLPIGRGDASWLAELADTFAPTGWVAHPSAWVVGVDYDTGDRVAFGSPGAPETRLADAVRASWAIPGWFPPVEIGGRRYVDGGAASPASVDLLPDDLDEIVVLAPMSSAEPVPGKGFSRFERLLRAPMTRQLDTEIAARGTRVLRLEPGPEDLAVMGANFMDGRRRRRTLETALRTTKAKVAAW, translated from the coding sequence GTGCGACGAGGTCTCGCCATCGGCTGCGGAGGCACGCTGGGTGCGGCTTGGACGGTCGGCGCGCTGGTCGCCGTCGAGGAAGCGCTGGGCTGGGACCCGCGCGAGGCGGCGGCGATGATCGGCACGTCCGCGGGCGCCGAGTTCGTGACGATGCTCGGCGGCGGTGTGGGCGTCGGCGAGCTGCTCGACGCCCAGATCGGAAAGCCCGAAGCGCGACCGGAACTGCGCGCGCACCTCGCGGCGGCGCCGGGCAGATTCCCGCCGGTACCGCGATTCCGCCTCGGATCGCCGAAGCTCGTTCGAGGAAACGCCTCGCCGATGACCAGGGCTTCCGGCCTGCTGCCGATCGGTCGCGGTGACGCGTCCTGGCTCGCCGAACTGGCGGACACGTTCGCGCCGACGGGCTGGGTGGCGCATCCGAGCGCGTGGGTCGTCGGCGTCGACTACGACACCGGCGACAGGGTGGCCTTCGGTTCCCCCGGCGCGCCGGAGACTCGGCTCGCCGACGCGGTCCGCGCGTCCTGGGCGATCCCGGGCTGGTTCCCGCCGGTGGAGATCGGCGGGCGGCGCTACGTCGACGGCGGTGCCGCGTCCCCGGCGTCGGTCGACCTGCTGCCGGACGATCTCGACGAAATCGTGGTCCTGGCGCCGATGAGTTCGGCGGAACCCGTGCCGGGCAAGGGTTTCTCGCGGTTCGAACGGCTGCTGCGCGCGCCGATGACCCGTCAGCTCGACACCGAGATCGCGGCGCGCGGGACGCGGGTGCTCCGCCTCGAACCGGGGCCGGAGGACCTGGCGGTGATGGGCGCGAACTTCATGGACGGCAGGCGACGGCGGCGCACACTCGAAACGGCGCTGCGCACGACCAAGGCGAAGGTGGCGGCATGGTGA
- a CDS encoding flavin-containing monooxygenase: protein MVNDFEVLVIGAGASGIGAAISLRRMGITDFAVLEKADGLGGTWRANTYPGCACDVPSALYSYSFAPNPEWTRAFAGQDEIRRYLVDTAEKAGVTGHLRFGVEVLRAEWKGEHWELDTTDGRLTAKIVIAAAGPWHEPLIPELPGLDGFDGEVFHSSRWNHDYDLTGKRVAVVGTGASAVQFVPEIQKQVGRLHVFQRTAQWVLPKPDHYVPKAERWLLRKVPAARRALRAAEYGAMEALGLGFRHPWILRLVQRIGLAHLRLTIRDRALRKALTPDYTLGCKRLLMSNSYYPALAKSNVDVHATAVAKVDGNTVVGADGSSAEVDAIIFGTGFHILDMPIADRVFGADGRSLAEHWKGSPEAYLGTVTSGFLNAFLLLGPSLGTGHSSAFMIMEAQLAYVTAAIGRIRAGNWSSVDVRKDVQDAFNAEVQAALPGTVYNAGGCSSYYLDVNGRNSFSWPWSTGAMRRRITRFDPAAYTITTRSDDRASV, encoded by the coding sequence ATGGTGAACGACTTCGAGGTGCTGGTGATCGGCGCGGGCGCGTCGGGAATCGGCGCGGCGATCAGCTTGCGGCGCATGGGCATTACCGATTTCGCCGTGCTGGAGAAGGCCGATGGCCTCGGCGGAACCTGGCGCGCGAACACCTATCCGGGGTGCGCGTGCGACGTGCCGTCGGCGCTCTATTCGTACTCGTTCGCGCCGAACCCGGAGTGGACGCGCGCGTTCGCCGGGCAGGACGAGATCCGCCGGTACCTGGTCGACACGGCGGAAAAGGCGGGCGTGACCGGGCACCTGCGGTTCGGCGTCGAGGTGCTGCGCGCCGAGTGGAAGGGCGAGCACTGGGAGCTGGACACCACCGACGGCCGCCTCACCGCGAAGATCGTGATCGCGGCGGCGGGGCCGTGGCACGAGCCGCTCATCCCGGAACTGCCCGGCCTGGACGGGTTCGACGGCGAGGTGTTCCACTCGTCGCGCTGGAACCACGACTACGACCTCACCGGCAAACGCGTCGCCGTGGTCGGCACCGGGGCGTCGGCGGTGCAGTTCGTGCCGGAGATCCAGAAACAGGTGGGGCGCCTGCACGTGTTCCAGCGCACCGCGCAGTGGGTGCTGCCGAAACCGGACCACTACGTGCCCAAGGCGGAACGCTGGCTGCTGCGCAAGGTTCCCGCCGCGCGCCGGGCGTTGCGCGCCGCCGAATACGGTGCGATGGAGGCGCTCGGACTGGGCTTCCGGCACCCGTGGATCCTGCGGCTGGTGCAGCGGATCGGGCTCGCGCACCTGCGGCTCACCATCCGCGACCGCGCCCTGCGCAAGGCGCTGACCCCGGACTACACGCTCGGCTGCAAGCGGCTGCTGATGTCGAACAGCTACTACCCGGCGCTCGCGAAGTCCAATGTGGACGTCCACGCCACGGCGGTGGCGAAGGTCGACGGGAACACCGTGGTCGGCGCGGACGGCTCGTCGGCGGAGGTGGACGCGATCATCTTCGGCACCGGGTTCCACATCCTCGACATGCCGATCGCCGACCGCGTCTTCGGTGCCGACGGGCGCAGCCTCGCCGAACACTGGAAGGGCAGCCCCGAAGCGTATCTCGGTACTGTGACCAGCGGGTTCCTCAACGCGTTCCTGCTGCTCGGGCCGAGCCTGGGCACCGGGCACTCGTCGGCGTTCATGATCATGGAGGCGCAGCTGGCCTACGTGACCGCGGCGATCGGCCGCATCCGCGCCGGGAACTGGTCCAGTGTGGACGTCCGGAAGGACGTGCAGGACGCCTTCAACGCCGAGGTGCAGGCGGCGCTGCCCGGCACGGTCTACAACGCGGGTGGCTGTTCCAGCTACTATCTGGATGTCAACGGGCGCAACAGTTTCAGCTGGCCGTGGTCGACGGGTGCGATGCGCAGGCGGATCACCCGGTTCGACCCGGCGGCCTACACGATCACGACCCGGTCCGACGACCGCGCTTCGGTGTGA
- a CDS encoding SDR family oxidoreductase, whose product MSYPGIEIRDAVVAITGGGRGIGRATAAAFTALGAKVVVGDLDADAAADTAKTLGVTGKKLDVTSKESFGAFADEVTAEHGRIDVLVNNAGVMPLGRFLDEPDSLSKTTLDVNVWGLIHGMRAVAPGMVSRRRGHIVNIASMAGKIPIPGMAVYNASKFAAVGLTAAVRRELDGTGVSVSAVLPSAVRTELSSGVPLGKGMATVDPEVIAAAVVRSVRSRRAEIPVPGYLGVWDLLAAVVPEPVMRFGRRLARDDRALTQMDHEVRAAYERRVAGQSGE is encoded by the coding sequence ATGTCCTACCCCGGTATCGAAATCCGCGACGCGGTCGTGGCCATCACGGGCGGTGGCCGCGGGATCGGCCGCGCCACCGCGGCGGCGTTCACCGCGCTCGGCGCGAAGGTGGTGGTCGGCGACCTCGACGCCGACGCGGCCGCGGACACCGCGAAAACCCTTGGTGTCACGGGAAAGAAGCTCGACGTGACGTCGAAGGAGTCCTTCGGCGCCTTCGCGGACGAGGTGACCGCCGAGCACGGCCGCATCGACGTGCTGGTCAACAACGCGGGCGTGATGCCGCTGGGCCGCTTCCTCGACGAGCCGGACTCGCTGTCGAAGACCACGCTCGACGTGAACGTGTGGGGCCTCATCCACGGCATGCGGGCGGTCGCGCCGGGCATGGTTTCGCGGCGGCGCGGGCACATCGTGAACATCGCGTCGATGGCGGGCAAGATCCCGATCCCCGGAATGGCGGTGTACAACGCGAGCAAGTTCGCCGCGGTCGGGCTCACCGCCGCGGTCCGCCGCGAGCTGGACGGCACCGGCGTGAGCGTCAGCGCGGTGCTGCCGTCGGCGGTGCGCACCGAACTGTCCTCGGGGGTGCCGCTCGGCAAGGGCATGGCGACGGTGGACCCCGAGGTGATCGCGGCCGCGGTGGTCCGCAGCGTGCGCAGCCGCAGGGCCGAGATCCCGGTGCCCGGCTACCTCGGCGTGTGGGACCTCCTCGCCGCGGTGGTGCCCGAGCCGGTGATGCGGTTCGGCAGGCGGCTCGCCCGCGACGACCGCGCGCTCACGCAGATGGACCACGAGGTGCGCGCCGCCTACGAACGCCGCGTCGCGGGACAATCCGGCGAATAA
- a CDS encoding Cmx/CmrA family chloramphenicol efflux MFS transporter: MPFAVYMLGLAVFTQGTSEFMLSGLVADIARDLHVSIPAAGLLTSAFAVGMVIGAPLMAVLGLRWSRRRALTGFLVVFIAVHVVGALTPGYEVLLCARVVGALANAGFWATALATANALVEPGLKARATSTVVGGVTLSCVVGVPAGALLGQYWGWRAAFWAVAVLSVPAVFAILRAIPGGRPPSASGTTAREELRVLRNPRVLVVLLLGALVNGATFCTFTYLTPLLTGVTGFGEGWMPALLALFGAGSFVGVAVGGRIADARPLALLWAGSAALCAGWVVFALAAGVPVLAVVFVLVQGILSFGVGSTLVARVFSVATGAPTLAGALATAAFNVGATAGPWLGGLAIGAGGGFRSPVWVSAALVALAFAVFALSRVPTRSRTR; the protein is encoded by the coding sequence ATGCCTTTCGCTGTGTACATGCTCGGCCTCGCGGTTTTCACGCAGGGGACCTCCGAGTTCATGCTTTCCGGTCTCGTCGCGGACATCGCGCGGGACCTGCACGTGTCCATCCCCGCCGCGGGCCTGCTGACCTCGGCGTTCGCCGTCGGCATGGTGATCGGCGCGCCGCTGATGGCGGTGCTGGGCCTGCGCTGGTCGCGGCGGCGCGCGCTGACCGGTTTCCTGGTCGTGTTCATCGCGGTGCACGTCGTCGGCGCGCTCACGCCCGGCTATGAGGTGCTGTTGTGCGCCAGGGTGGTGGGCGCGCTCGCGAACGCCGGATTCTGGGCCACCGCGCTCGCGACGGCGAACGCACTGGTGGAGCCGGGTTTGAAAGCCCGCGCTACGTCCACTGTGGTCGGTGGGGTCACCCTCTCCTGCGTCGTCGGTGTGCCCGCGGGCGCGCTGCTCGGCCAGTACTGGGGCTGGCGCGCCGCGTTCTGGGCCGTCGCGGTTCTGTCGGTACCCGCGGTGTTCGCGATCCTGCGCGCCATTCCCGGCGGCAGGCCGCCGTCGGCGTCGGGAACGACCGCGCGCGAGGAACTGCGCGTGCTGCGGAACCCGCGGGTGCTGGTGGTCCTGCTGCTGGGCGCGCTCGTCAACGGCGCCACGTTCTGTACGTTCACCTATCTCACGCCCCTGCTCACCGGGGTCACCGGATTCGGGGAGGGCTGGATGCCCGCGCTGCTCGCGTTGTTCGGCGCGGGGTCGTTCGTCGGGGTCGCGGTGGGTGGCCGGATCGCGGACGCGCGGCCGCTCGCGCTGCTGTGGGCCGGTTCGGCCGCGCTGTGCGCGGGGTGGGTGGTGTTCGCGCTGGCCGCCGGGGTTCCGGTGCTGGCGGTCGTGTTCGTGCTGGTGCAGGGAATCCTGTCGTTCGGTGTCGGCTCGACGCTGGTCGCGCGGGTGTTCTCGGTGGCGACCGGGGCGCCGACGCTCGCGGGCGCCCTCGCGACGGCCGCGTTCAACGTCGGCGCGACCGCGGGCCCGTGGCTGGGAGGGCTCGCGATCGGCGCCGGCGGCGGGTTCCGCTCGCCGGTGTGGGTGAGCGCCGCACTGGTCGCGCTCGCGTTCGCCGTCTTCGCGCTGAGCAGGGTGCCGACCCGGAGCCGGACGCGCTGA
- a CDS encoding helix-turn-helix domain-containing protein, with translation MWRTTGLARGDGFALDELRIVERAPSWSEPVPSAGHRLVFVRRGLFRLRLPRWTGLVDPGTGYASGPGDEQAIAHRPGREDVCTVVTVAESMLPDGWAPCAPVPVAARVDFAHRVLVARTRAGADEFELTERVVRLAGAVTWRAAPKSSPAHRRLAEAAREALLEDPARATIGELAATLAVSRSHLSRVFHEETGQTLTRFRAGVRVRAALDRLTEGEADLAGLAADLGFADHAHLTRTLRDHLGLPPSKARELLSTNVQAVAAETGHARGDNRGGRDDRTTVAGTGGKQRES, from the coding sequence ATGTGGCGCACGACGGGGCTGGCGCGCGGTGACGGGTTCGCGCTCGACGAACTGCGCATCGTCGAGCGCGCGCCCTCGTGGTCGGAGCCGGTGCCGAGCGCCGGGCACCGGCTGGTCTTCGTGCGGCGCGGCCTTTTCCGGCTCCGGCTGCCCCGCTGGACGGGGCTGGTGGATCCCGGCACCGGGTACGCGAGCGGTCCCGGTGACGAGCAGGCGATCGCGCACCGGCCCGGCCGCGAGGACGTGTGCACCGTCGTCACCGTCGCCGAGTCGATGCTGCCGGACGGCTGGGCCCCGTGCGCGCCGGTGCCGGTCGCGGCGCGGGTCGATTTCGCGCACCGCGTGCTCGTCGCACGGACGCGAGCGGGCGCGGACGAGTTCGAACTGACCGAGCGCGTGGTGCGCCTCGCGGGCGCCGTGACGTGGCGCGCCGCCCCGAAATCCTCGCCCGCGCACCGCCGTCTCGCGGAGGCCGCGCGCGAAGCACTGCTCGAAGATCCCGCTCGCGCCACGATCGGCGAGTTGGCCGCGACGCTGGCCGTCTCGCGCTCGCACCTCAGCCGGGTGTTCCACGAGGAGACCGGTCAGACGCTCACGAGGTTCCGCGCCGGGGTCCGGGTTCGCGCCGCGCTGGACCGGCTGACCGAGGGAGAGGCCGATCTTGCCGGGCTCGCCGCCGATCTCGGCTTCGCCGATCACGCGCATCTCACCAGGACCCTGCGTGACCACCTCGGCCTGCCGCCGAGCAAGGCCCGCGAACTGCTGAGCACGAATGTTCAAGCCGTGGCTGCCGAAACCGGCCACGCTCGCGGTGACAACCGAGGAGGGCGTGATGATCGGACGACTGTGGCAGGCACGGGCGGAAAACAGCGCGAAAGCTGA
- a CDS encoding ArsR/SmtB family transcription factor codes for MNEVFKALADETRRYLLDRLHERNGQTLGELCEGVGMTRQSATQHLQVLEAANLISVVRRGREKLHYLNPVPLHEIQERWIDKYERPRLRALSTLKNRAENLMTKPSFVYVPTRHPATTPQGIASRYVIYIESTPEKVWQALTDADLTAEYWGHRNVSDWQPGSAWEHQRTDGSGIADVAGTIVESTEPAKLVITWSLPGTDGEPSQVTFDIEPHGEIVRLTVTHENLADEAERESAAKGWAAVLSNLKSLLETGHVLPRAPWEM; via the coding sequence CTGAACGAGGTCTTCAAGGCGCTCGCCGACGAAACCCGGCGGTACCTGCTCGACCGGTTGCACGAGCGGAACGGGCAGACGCTGGGCGAGCTGTGCGAAGGCGTCGGGATGACGAGGCAGTCCGCGACCCAGCACCTGCAGGTGCTGGAGGCGGCCAACCTGATCAGCGTCGTGCGCCGCGGCCGCGAAAAACTGCACTACCTCAACCCCGTTCCGCTGCACGAGATCCAGGAACGGTGGATCGACAAGTACGAGCGGCCGCGTCTTCGCGCGCTGAGCACGCTGAAGAACCGAGCGGAGAACCTCATGACGAAACCGTCCTTCGTCTACGTGCCCACCCGTCACCCAGCCACCACCCCCCAAGGAATCGCTTCGCGATACGTGATCTATATCGAAAGCACCCCGGAAAAGGTGTGGCAGGCGCTCACCGACGCCGATCTCACCGCTGAATATTGGGGCCACCGCAACGTTTCGGACTGGCAGCCCGGTTCGGCGTGGGAGCACCAGCGCACCGACGGGTCCGGCATCGCCGACGTGGCGGGCACGATCGTGGAGAGCACCGAGCCCGCGAAACTCGTGATCACCTGGTCCTTGCCGGGCACGGATGGTGAGCCGTCCCAGGTCACCTTCGACATCGAGCCGCACGGCGAGATCGTCCGGCTCACCGTGACCCACGAAAACCTCGCCGACGAAGCCGAGCGCGAAAGCGCGGCCAAGGGCTGGGCCGCCGTGCTGTCGAACCTCAAGTCGCTGCTCGAGACCGGTCACGTCCTGCCGAGGGCGCCCTGGGAGATGTGA
- a CDS encoding NAD(P)/FAD-dependent oxidoreductase, translating to MTAEKIVVVGAGYTGLAAAKLAAKWTGAEVTLVNASDRFVERVRLHQLASGQRLRDLPLRDLLAGTGARLVVGRVRAIDPDAREVLLDDGAPIGYDKLIYALGSHANLDGVPGAAEHAYTVASRADAERLRAKLSGSRTVAVVGGGLTGVEAAAELAEAHPGLKVSLVTGGPLGAALSERGTRHLHRVFGRLGVDVRENAKVIEVRADGLVLADGDTVEADTVVWTAGFVVSSIAAEAGFDVDAAGRMVVDEALRSVSHPDVIAIGDAAAIRLANGLELRMACATGLPTTQHAVRVLAGKATGSPRFRYFNQCISLGRRDALIQFVRADDSPVDAVLKGRIAAFYKEAVVRGTILFERHPVLPTSP from the coding sequence ATGACAGCGGAAAAGATCGTCGTGGTCGGCGCCGGATACACCGGACTGGCCGCGGCCAAGCTGGCCGCGAAGTGGACCGGCGCCGAGGTGACCCTGGTCAACGCGAGCGACCGCTTCGTCGAGCGGGTCCGGCTGCACCAGCTCGCCAGCGGGCAGCGGTTGCGCGACCTGCCGTTGCGGGACCTGCTGGCGGGCACCGGCGCGCGGCTCGTCGTGGGCCGGGTTCGCGCGATCGACCCCGACGCCCGCGAAGTGCTGCTCGACGACGGCGCCCCGATCGGCTACGACAAGCTCATCTACGCGCTCGGCAGCCACGCGAACCTCGACGGCGTTCCCGGTGCGGCGGAACACGCCTACACCGTCGCGAGCCGAGCCGACGCGGAACGCTTGCGCGCCAAGCTTTCCGGGAGCAGGACCGTCGCGGTGGTCGGCGGCGGGCTGACCGGTGTCGAAGCGGCGGCGGAACTCGCGGAAGCCCACCCGGGGCTGAAGGTCAGCCTGGTCACCGGCGGCCCGCTCGGCGCGGCGCTGTCCGAACGCGGCACCCGGCACCTGCACCGCGTGTTCGGCAGGCTCGGCGTCGACGTCAGGGAAAACGCGAAGGTGATCGAAGTCCGCGCCGACGGGCTCGTGCTCGCCGACGGTGACACGGTCGAGGCCGACACGGTCGTCTGGACGGCCGGGTTCGTGGTGTCGTCGATCGCGGCGGAGGCCGGGTTCGACGTGGACGCGGCGGGCAGGATGGTCGTGGACGAGGCGCTCCGCTCGGTCTCACACCCTGATGTCATCGCGATCGGGGACGCCGCCGCGATCCGCCTCGCCAACGGCCTCGAACTGCGGATGGCCTGCGCCACCGGGCTTCCGACCACACAGCACGCCGTGCGAGTGCTCGCCGGGAAGGCCACGGGCTCCCCGCGGTTCCGGTACTTCAACCAGTGCATCAGCCTCGGCCGCCGCGACGCGCTGATCCAGTTCGTGCGCGCCGACGACAGCCCGGTCGATGCCGTGCTGAAGGGCAGGATCGCCGCCTTCTACAAGGAAGCGGTGGTACGCGGCACCATCCTGTTCGAACGCCACCCCGTGCTGCCGACTTCACCGTGA
- a CDS encoding multidrug effflux MFS transporter: MSVTGVSTYRPTAGRVAILGGLSACAPMSVDMYLPSMPQIAADLHTGASQVQLTLTTSILGLAFGQLVLGSLSDAFGRRRPLLAGLAVYTVLSLVCLIAPNATVLIALRFAQGFAGAAGPVLARAIVRDLTSGAAMARLVSMLMLVTSLAPILAPALGAQLLAFGSWRGVFVALAVFGAVLLVACALWLPETLPSEARHTGGLSTSLRAYRTLLADRTFLGYALTSGLVFAGYFGYLSGSAFVLEQGHGLSTQEFSVVFGANAIGLLAAGQSNAWLVRRYPPRRMLIIGVVAGAVAVVALTAAALAGLGLPALLPPMFVAVAAMGLVAPNCTALGMADHPSIAGSASALLGVLQFVAGGIAGPLVGLGSAGGASDLSMALVMLVGGVGALLFIPRRGSRSTPRK, encoded by the coding sequence ATGAGCGTCACTGGGGTCTCCACCTATCGGCCGACCGCGGGCCGGGTCGCCATCCTGGGCGGGCTGTCGGCGTGCGCGCCGATGTCCGTCGACATGTACCTGCCGTCGATGCCGCAGATCGCCGCCGACCTGCACACCGGCGCGTCCCAGGTCCAGCTCACGCTGACCACGAGCATCCTCGGCCTCGCGTTCGGGCAGCTGGTCCTCGGTTCGCTGTCCGACGCCTTCGGCAGGCGGCGGCCGCTGCTCGCCGGACTCGCCGTCTACACCGTGCTTTCCCTCGTCTGCTTGATCGCGCCGAACGCGACGGTGCTGATCGCGCTCCGGTTCGCGCAGGGGTTCGCCGGTGCCGCCGGGCCGGTGCTGGCCAGGGCCATCGTGCGCGATCTGACCTCCGGCGCGGCGATGGCGCGGCTCGTGAGCATGCTGATGCTAGTGACGAGCCTCGCGCCGATACTCGCCCCGGCCCTCGGCGCGCAGTTGCTCGCTTTCGGTTCGTGGCGCGGGGTTTTCGTCGCGCTCGCGGTGTTCGGGGCGGTGCTGCTCGTGGCCTGCGCGCTGTGGCTGCCCGAAACGCTCCCGTCGGAAGCGCGGCACACCGGCGGGTTGTCGACGAGCCTTCGCGCCTACCGGACCTTGCTCGCCGACCGCACCTTCCTCGGCTACGCGCTCACTTCGGGCCTCGTCTTCGCGGGGTACTTCGGCTACCTGTCCGGCTCGGCGTTCGTGCTCGAACAGGGCCACGGACTGTCCACACAGGAATTCAGCGTCGTGTTCGGCGCCAACGCCATCGGGTTGCTCGCCGCGGGGCAGTCCAACGCGTGGCTGGTCCGCCGCTACCCGCCGCGCCGCATGCTGATCATCGGCGTGGTGGCCGGGGCCGTCGCCGTGGTGGCGCTGACCGCCGCCGCGCTCGCCGGGCTCGGCCTGCCCGCGCTGCTGCCGCCGATGTTCGTCGCCGTGGCCGCGATGGGTCTGGTCGCGCCCAACTGCACCGCGCTGGGCATGGCGGACCACCCGTCGATCGCGGGCAGCGCTTCGGCATTGCTCGGCGTGCTGCAGTTCGTCGCGGGCGGGATCGCCGGACCGCTCGTCGGCCTCGGCAGCGCGGGTGGCGCCTCCGATCTGTCCATGGCGCTGGTGATGCTCGTGGGCGGAGTGGGCGCCCTGTTGTTCATTCCGCGGCGGGGATCCCGCTCGACGCCCCGAAAGTGA
- a CDS encoding TetR/AcrR family transcriptional regulator, with amino-acid sequence MSPEPQTRARRSDAYRNDERILVAAREVFAELGADAPVSAIADRAGVGMSALYRRYPSKDDLMRAIMRDTMERTEREALRALDEPDAWAGFLGFVHACADAGITGAPRISGAVRPTEEMLARSKRAREAVQALVERTQAEGGLRADVNAHDIVFLLGELRSQRAAKVIAPPGVQERLLGVVLDGLRAPNATPLTARPGTWEDMHEAWRAAQREHG; translated from the coding sequence ATGTCTCCCGAACCGCAGACGCGAGCGCGCCGGAGCGACGCCTACCGCAACGACGAGCGCATCCTCGTCGCGGCGCGGGAAGTGTTCGCCGAGCTGGGGGCGGACGCGCCGGTGTCCGCGATCGCCGACCGGGCCGGGGTCGGCATGAGCGCGCTCTACCGGCGCTACCCGAGCAAGGACGACCTGATGCGCGCGATCATGCGCGACACCATGGAGCGGACGGAACGGGAAGCGCTGCGCGCGCTCGACGAGCCGGACGCCTGGGCGGGCTTCCTGGGTTTCGTGCACGCGTGCGCAGACGCGGGAATCACCGGCGCGCCCCGGATTTCGGGTGCCGTCCGGCCCACCGAGGAGATGCTCGCGCGCAGCAAGCGGGCGCGCGAAGCGGTGCAGGCGCTCGTCGAACGGACGCAGGCGGAAGGCGGCCTGCGCGCGGACGTCAACGCGCACGACATCGTGTTCCTGCTCGGCGAGCTGCGGAGCCAGCGGGCGGCCAAGGTGATCGCGCCGCCCGGCGTGCAGGAGCGCCTGCTCGGCGTGGTCCTCGACGGCCTCCGCGCCCCCAACGCGACTCCGCTGACCGCCCGGCCGGGTACCTGGGAGGACATGCACGAGGCGTGGCGGGCGGCCCAGCGAGAACACGGATGA